In Microaerobacter geothermalis, the DNA window GATGAACAGCACCTTTCCTTCCTGGCGAAAAAAGCCTTTGATGATATTGTCGTTCAAGAGCTGGACAACTCAAAAGTAGAAATTTATCTGGAAGATAAATAATCGTTCTTAAGTATAAGACGGAACGAAAGCATTCACAAAGGACAGCCCTCTAGTTCCGTCTATACCTACAAAGTCATTTACCATACCCTGTAGCTAACCGTTTATGGATAACGGAAATTATTAGAACTCCTGTCCTAAAATTCCCCTCCAAAAACCTCGTAGATCAGTAATCCGTTTAGGAACAGGATGATCGCAGCTACCAGGATCACCAGGATGGTGGTTATTTTTTTATTTACATATTCTCCCATCAACTTTTTGTTCCTTGTAAACCAGATGAGAGGAATAATTGTAAAAGGTAGCTGCAAACTTAAAATAACCTGGCTTAAGATCAGGGCCTTTAAAGTATTGACTCCCATTCCAATGATCACTAAGGCAGGAATCATGGTAATAAATCGTCCTAGCCACATGGGAATTTTCCGATGTAGAAATCCTTCCATAATATACTGACCAGCCATGGTCCCTGTTACCGAAGAGGAAAGCCCAGATGACAATAGGGCAATAGCAAAGGCCGTACCAGCAAATCCCCCCAGCAATGGAACCAAGGTAGCTTGGGCTTCTTCAATGGAAGTCACCCCTACTCCATTGGCAAAAAATACAGCTGCAGACATGATGATCATCGCTGAGTTAATAAACCATGCCGTATTTAACGCCACTACGGAATCCAGGACAGAATACCTGAATAATCTTTGATTATGTGCCGGATCATGGGGCTTCAGCCGATGCTTCACAATGGCGGAGTGAAGAAAGATGTTATGGGGCATAACCGTTGCCCCTAGCATGCCGATGGCGACAAATATACTAGCTGAATCAATTTGTGGAACAAATACATGATAGGCCACCTGTCCCCAATCCGGTTTGGCCAGGAATAATTCAAGGACATAAACCCCGGCGACGATTCCCACCAATCCAAAAATAATGAACTCAATTTTTCTAAATCCGTATCGGTGTAACGCGAGAACAAGAAAGGTAAACACCGCAGCCAACAGGGCTGATTGCATCATGGGCAGGCCAAATAAGATATAAAATCCCAGTGCAGCTCCGAGGAATTCAGCTAAATCAGTAGCCATAGCCGCCAATTGGGCCGTCACCCACAGAAAAAAGGAGAGGGGTTTTGAAAAATGCTCTCTGCAGTTTTCTGCTAAAGATTTTCCAGTGGCAATGCCTAATTTTGCAGAAAGTACCTGCAACAATATGGCCATAAGATTGCTTAAAAGAAGAACCCATAGCAGCTTGTATCCAAAGCTTGCGCCTCCCTCAATATTGGTTGCCCAGTTTCCTGGATCAATATATCCAACACTGACTAAATAGGCAGGGCCGATAAACGGAAATGCCTTTTTTAGTGAGAACGACTTTATTTGTTTTTTTAACAGGGAGAGTAAGGACTGTTGAGTTAACAAATGTTCTTGATTCAAGTTGTGCACCACCTTATTTTTTTATAGAACGACAAAAAGTTTCCCCTATGCAAAACATTATATTAAAATAATTTTAATTTGTGAATGGGAAGATAAGCCCAAATGTGCAAATATCCATAAAAAAATAAAAGGAATAATCATCAAAAAATAGAAATGGATAAGTGGAGAAGAAAGAATAGGAGAGGGGTTGTATGTATGACAGAAAAATTCATGGCTTTTATCGTGAATAAAACAGAGGAATCTTTTTCGGCCGGCATGAGGGAGATCTCGTTAGATGATCTTCCAGAAGGAGAGGTGACCATTCAAGTTGCTTATTCTAGTGTCAATTACAAGGATGGATTAGCCAGCATTCCAAATGGAAAAATTGTTCGTTTCTACCCATTCATTCCTGGAATTGATCTGGCGGGAACTGTGGTTTCATCAACAGATCATCGCTTCAAAGAGGGAGACGAGGTGATAGCCACCAGCTACGAGCTGGGAGTTTCCCATTTTGGCGGTTTCAGCCAGTTTGCAAGGGTTCCTGGAGATTGGGTGGTTCCTTTGCCTAAAGGACTCACATTAAAAGAAGCGATGATTTATGGCACAGCTGGATTTACGGCCGCTTTATCCATTCAGCGAATGGAAGAGAATGGTTTAAAGCCGGAAGACGGCCCTGTCCTGGTTACCGGCGCAACGGGTGGGGTGGGAAGTATGGCGGTGGCCATGCTCTCCAGACTTGGTTATCATGTAGTAGCCAGTACCGGCAAGGAGTCTGAACATGACTACCTTCGTCAGTTGGGAGCGAAAGAAGTTTTATCCCGGGAAGAATTATCGCCAGAAAAAATAAAACCCTTGGATAAACAGCGATGGGCTGGAGCAATTGATCCGGTAGGAGGGAATACCCTTGCTTATGTATTAAGCACAATCAAGTATGGCGGGTCTGTGGCCTCCTGCGGCTTAACGGGAGGCGGGGAATTTTCTACCTCAGTATATCCATTTATTCTTCGTGGCATCAATCTATTAGGAATCGATTCGGTCTATTGTCCAATGGTTACCAGGGCCAATCTATGGAATCGGATGGGGTCCGATTTAAAGCCTGATGATCTGGATCAAGCAGCGAATGAAATTACCCTGGAAGAGCTGCCAAATATTTTGGCCGCGATCCTGAAAGGCCAGGTTCGCGGACGTACCGTTGTTAAAATCAATTAGATATTTCCTATAGCATTGAAATAAAAGAGTCTTTCTCCAAGATTCAGGCCTTTTTTTGCAAGTATGAATTGCTTCCCAAAATCCATCCAAATTTGCATGAATTTCTGCTATGCTTTTTGTAAGGGAAAATGAAAGGATGGACATGGTCATGAACATTCTTGTCGTTGAAGATGATCAAAGCGTTTGTCAGATGTTAGAGTTATTTCTTTCCA includes these proteins:
- a CDS encoding NADPH:quinone oxidoreductase family protein, translated to MTEKFMAFIVNKTEESFSAGMREISLDDLPEGEVTIQVAYSSVNYKDGLASIPNGKIVRFYPFIPGIDLAGTVVSSTDHRFKEGDEVIATSYELGVSHFGGFSQFARVPGDWVVPLPKGLTLKEAMIYGTAGFTAALSIQRMEENGLKPEDGPVLVTGATGGVGSMAVAMLSRLGYHVVASTGKESEHDYLRQLGAKEVLSREELSPEKIKPLDKQRWAGAIDPVGGNTLAYVLSTIKYGGSVASCGLTGGGEFSTSVYPFILRGINLLGIDSVYCPMVTRANLWNRMGSDLKPDDLDQAANEITLEELPNILAAILKGQVRGRTVVKIN
- a CDS encoding Nramp family divalent metal transporter, with translation MNQEHLLTQQSLLSLLKKQIKSFSLKKAFPFIGPAYLVSVGYIDPGNWATNIEGGASFGYKLLWVLLLSNLMAILLQVLSAKLGIATGKSLAENCREHFSKPLSFFLWVTAQLAAMATDLAEFLGAALGFYILFGLPMMQSALLAAVFTFLVLALHRYGFRKIEFIIFGLVGIVAGVYVLELFLAKPDWGQVAYHVFVPQIDSASIFVAIGMLGATVMPHNIFLHSAIVKHRLKPHDPAHNQRLFRYSVLDSVVALNTAWFINSAMIIMSAAVFFANGVGVTSIEEAQATLVPLLGGFAGTAFAIALLSSGLSSSVTGTMAGQYIMEGFLHRKIPMWLGRFITMIPALVIIGMGVNTLKALILSQVILSLQLPFTIIPLIWFTRNKKLMGEYVNKKITTILVILVAAIILFLNGLLIYEVFGGEF